The genomic interval TATTTCTTCCGCAGATTTCCAACAAAACCCGTCTAGAAAATGGGTTCTTTAAGCAACaaacttgtttgtttttttccttcgaATGTTCCTCTTTACTGATTCTTAGGTTGGTCCCAAGTGTGAGATTTTGGGTCCGATTTAATAACTCTCACTTACGAAAGAATACAACCCTCCACCTTTTTCTTTCGCTGGTCTAAATTCTCCAACTAGTTtgcgtttggataatgagatatttttaaatattctgtaaatattagtaaaaaagtaataatagaatattaaataatagtgaagaatatgtaaaaaataataataaaataataaatagtcgTAAGGTATTTTAGATACAATTAATAGTCTctgattatttaattttatataatgaaatagTGGGATGAGGATGATAAAAAAGATGGTacatatcattactctttttggAAGGCTGGGAGCATGAGAGTTCCATATAATGGCCATTGCCAATTTGTCCTTTCATAGCCTAATCTCCAGCATCTCCTTTCGAATACAAAAGATGTTTCTCTTTCATTCTTGTTggaaattatttcttttaaaaatggaTCCGGGAGCAGATCAAGACACTTGGGGTGTGGCCCATTTGTTTTATTCTCCCTTGTTCCaccaccaaaaaaataaaaaaaaaaaattcaaatcaaaagaacaaaaaaatgccTGATTCTACTATCTTCATCAGCTGGTGTAGGTGCTATATCACGTTGGCACAGCCGCTTCTCCCATTCTCTTTTTTCTAGGTTAGCCTGAAGAGATAAATAAGCCTCAGATCTTTTCTTAAATCCAATTATCCATAGAATTGAATTCCCCGGCCGCCTGCAATTCGTCTCTGTTTTGTCATCCTACTACTTGTGCATGTATTTTTTGGCCTTTATCAGCCTGACATCTTCTGTTTGCTGTGAAGGCTGAGCCAAGAGTTGAACCTATTGTGACCAGTACTAGAATTGCTGAACCAATGTAAGTTCCTTCCTTGACAATGTAGCATTCCCCATCCAACCATCCTTTCCCATAGGGTTGCCTTCTGCTCATACTCATGGCTCCACTAATCAATATTACTGCAATTCCAAAGCTCATCCTGCAACATGCATTTATTTATAGCTCAATATGTTGTGTGTTTTCCACCAAGACCATGCTACTTTGaatcattttagttttaaatttcgggTTAGATTAGGAAACCGAGACATCCTTAGCTGTCCATGTTCCTCTTTGGAATTTTCTAATGATGTGGTCTCCCTCCAAAATCAATTACATTGGAATTTGGAAAGGAAAGCAAAAATTAAAGAGTCAGATGTAAATCTGTGTCCTAGCCGTGTAATTTTTTGTATCAACAAAGTAAGTAATGGGTTATATGATAGCTAAGAATAAAGTGCAAAATTGTAAAGCAACGTTAGGTTTCCGAAAGATTGATCACCTACCATGAAATAAAAAGGAGGATTTTGGCAATCCCCGGTGCTCGAGCCTTGCAGCTACCTCTCTTCTCTCTTGAACAAGCATTCCTGCAAATTATCAGATTGCCCATGATTTGAGCGACAAGCAAACAGAGCAAAGCTGCAATTCCAAACCCAAATGCATGGCTTCCTGGCAAACTGCACAGTTTTCCATTTAACTTGAGATCCACCAACTACGAAagcaaacaaaaacaagaaacaaaggTCGTGAACAAAGAACATTCTGAACACATGATGCATTCTTCATGACAGAAACAACAATTGAGTTACTAAAGCACTACCTTTGTTCTCTTTAACTCGGCGGCTATACAAGAAAGGAAGGAGACGAGGCCAAGGGAGAGGATaatagagaaaatgaaaacgaaccCATATTGGTGTTTCTCCATTGGACTGCTGTCCTCTGTCGGAGTAGGCTTGAAGTCAGAGAATAAACAGGCGAAAAGGCTTGGAGTTTAATCAAGGGATTTGAAAATGTGGCTATCTCCTGTTGATGTTGGTCCTCCCTTTCCTTGGCTTTCTTCCTCAATGGTAGTTGGAATTTTCTTCCCAAGAAATCTTTCATTGCTTTCAAGGAGAGATACCGTCCCTAGTTCTATATTTGGATTATAAGTGAAGCTTTGAACCAAACAATTGGAAGTGGAGTTGGTCAACTTTCTTCCCTTGTAGGATGGAGATATGTGTGTGCTTGAAAGTGAGATAGATgcaattttttatgcattttgatttggtagaataataaaaatataacattatctAAAGAGGGTTTGATGGGTTTATCTGGGTTTTGGCAATTTCTGAAGAATGTGTGGAAATCATTCtctcaatattaatatttgggGTTGGttcctcttcttctccctttTCCTCACAAAACAAAGAATATATGGAAACTCAGTTGGAGCCCTGCTGTGGATtacttttagaatttttctGTGCCTTTTTCAGAGAGATTGATTCTGTTTTCACGTGGAATAATGatagatatagttataagttattcAAATATCGcatactctatttttttaaaaaaagtgaagcttatctttaacataaaaaaattatttttttatataaattttatatttattattattatttagaaatgGGTGTGCGTGTGATGTAAGTCTCCTATGACTTTTTCACATTATCATTAATAAGACAAGAAAGACGCTGAAAATGGACCCCGGTGGCTTGGAAAGAAAGACCTCAATGCATGCATTGGAACCTACCcctgcaagaaagaaagaaagaaagaaagaaagaggagggaataaattttgtgttgCCCGGCCCCGTCGCTAACGTTAATGCTTTGAAGTTTCTTCTACGATattctctaaaataaattaaggggACGTTTGTATTCATagttcatcttaattcattttaatttatatcaattcatctcactattattcattactattcagtaactttaactcataaatctcactattattcataatcaatctcaaatcattttcgaatttaaacttttcttaaatatttagataataaaataaaataagatgagatgagattatataatttataaataataataaaattattaattaaaattagataatcTCAACTATATATCCAAACggatcctaaattaatttataaaaaactgagAGTCCAAAGCTATCCACAAAATGTTGGTGGCACCAGCCACTAGGACTTCGGAAATCTTATCTTGTTTTGTTGCATCCAATACGGGCCAACACTTTCACAAACCTATCCGCACGTCCCAATTTTGTCACAGAAGCCCAGGCCCCTTTACGCTTATGGGCCAGACTGAGTTTTGGTGATTCTCAAGAGTaatttagattcagagataaattgagatgatttgtaaatagtaatataaaagttgaataatttattatattttatatagaattttgaaaaaattatttaaaaatttgaaaaagttaaattatttattatattttatgtgaaaatttaaaaaaattataatgatgaaatgaaatgaattaaagtgGATTGAGATGGATTACGAATACAAAGGAGGCCAGTGTCTTTCCCCGTTTAGTGATGTTGGAGGGAATGAATTGGGCTATTCTTAATACAACGAAGAAAACGTCCACAaagatcataattttttaattttgcctttttgatatttatatatacttttaatgAAAAGTGGAAACTGATTAAATGGAAGAGATCCGAAGGAGAAAGAATGATGGATGCAACTCAATTTAAAGAGAGATgctataaagtaaaaataaaaaaaattatattatgtagtcttaccaatgttttgaataccgtaccggatggcgtaccggtcaagacactggaacgaaatatttcagtaccggtaccgtttcgtgtaccgtttcgagatagtcgatatatgaataaattatatatataaatatatatatcaattatattctaaaataatagtttatatatgaataaattatatataaatacatacatacatataaattataaatagtctaatctaaattgggggtcaaaaaataaacttgtagtttgaaaaaacgaaaaaaaaaaaaaaaacacaggccgaaatatcagccggtaccggccgaaatataggccggtacaggccgaaatttaggccgaaacggccggtaccggccggtacggccggtattttggccggtacggtatatatctagtacctgtaccggccagacggccgaaacgaaaaatttcggccgtaccggccggtacggtacgaaattaaaaacattgagtCTTACACCACATATCTTgaggaaaacaaataaaaatataaaaaataaaaataagtgtatgATATAGGACTGCtgagtagaaaaattctaaaaaataaatctattttttagaacataaataaaaaatcttgaaaaaatagaataagatTATGAGAAACTatccttttcatttttaaacaataataataacggATAATAAAGAATAAGCAATATTATTGCTTGAAACCACCTTGATACTAATAAACGAGATACAAATAATTCTCGTAATAAACGACATTTGGTTAATGAGAACTCTCGATCCCTTTGTAACAATTTGATCTTACATTAGGtcgtaaaataaattttatttatttttatattactaTAAACATTCTACTAtggttattattatattattattattttatcaaattttatgttattaataagttgttaattttaatttcaattattattattattattattatttgaataatattattattaattttgatcgttttatttttaaaagaattttgatCGTTTAATAGAATGAGTGTATTGGAATATAAACTTCCTTCACGTTCTCCATCTCTTCTGTAACgaacaaaattaaaatgatcatttttttttccaaactctccCTCTTCTTCAGAAATCTCTCCAAAACCGCAGCAGTTATCCTCATAACAAGCACACTCTCCACCAACACACAGCAATATCTCCCTCATACCTAAACCAACACGGCACCACGAGCCATCCACTATACGAAGCAACCATCCAACGCTGCAAACCGAGAGCAATGAAAGGCACCATGGTTGAGCCCTACTGTTTCATGGCCAAAACAGTCCACGTCTCGACGTGATTAGTCGCTGCACCACCGGTCCTCCTCCTCTTCTACTCTCCTCAACCTCTAGCCACCTTGAACCACCATCCCCAGAAGCAACATCAACTTCCTATGCATGACCAACCAGCCTCCACGTCACCACCAAGTCCTCTGTTTTATAATGTCGAAAACAAAGCAAGTTTCATGCTCCCCGCCCAGATCCTCCCCCGCACGACTAGGGGCGTAACTAAGATTTGGTccggaggggaggggaggggagggggaaTGATTGACAAAGTGTATCATATGTAATCATTTAAGGTAGTAAAATATGTcactaatatttaatattaatcatataaGGTAGTTATCTATAGACAACTAAATTATTCAAGCCATCAACCTGAACCACTCACTTGAACTCCATCGAATTTAAGTGaacgataaaaattaaaatagaaataactaTGTGAGACTTATTAAAACAACGATAACAATTAAGTAAACAAACGATAAAATTAACTATGTAGTTTTATCTTTGCCTTCAGTCTTAATTGTTAATTCGATGATAGTACATATGTACTTACTAACAAACcaatctaaattaataaattagctagtggaagacttgaaaataaaagtataaataaataggaaaaacaaGGTTGTAGATTTAccaaatagtttataaaaagaactcaatatattttcttatctctcatgagatgtgaaaagaaatgagaatataaaattttattaataacaaaaaataagtgagtataaaaaattattaaaaaactaaaaatattctaaacaaCTAAGTGCTAgataagatttttgaaaatgttttgggtgttaaattatgtttatattaggAGAATTTTTGggatcaaaagtttttttttttttttttttttttagggggcgggggcgggggggggcCGATAAGCATCAATGTAGGTCCGCCCCGGCACGACCGTCCCCCACCAATGAACCACCACCCTCATGCACCTTCAGAAGCAACAGAAGATCACGACAGAAAGTAAGCCTCTACTATCGGACTGCAGGTCCCACCACTCGGTCGTTGTGACCCTCTCCTCCATAAATGTGATGTTAAACTAAATacaattctctaatgcggaataacactttagaaatgtGAATTGAAAGGTTTTAataccaagaaaaattacctccagccattgatgttATTCACTGTTTAAGCTGCGTTTCTCATTGTGTTtagctcttccaaactcttctctactctatttagatggtgtaataccgaagggaattgagtgagtgagccTGGGGACTAAACactgtatttatagccgaagtCTCCATCAAAATTCGgtgtttacgtgtcccacgtgatccaattttcatgggatcagttATGAAGCAGATGGAAGAGTGATGAACCACTTAAAAGACTCTTAAGTGGTCCGCCCCGGCACGACCGTCCACCACCAATGAACCACCACCCTCATGCACCTTCAGAAGCAACAAAAGATCACGACGGAAAGTAAGCCTCTACTGTCGAACTGCAGGTCCCACCACTTGGTCGT from Juglans regia cultivar Chandler chromosome 2, Walnut 2.0, whole genome shotgun sequence carries:
- the LOC109001429 gene encoding protein MODIFYING WALL LIGNIN-2-like; this encodes MEKHQYGFVFIFSIILSLGLVSFLSCIAAELKRTKLVDLKLNGKLCSLPGSHAFGFGIAALLCLLVAQIMGNLIICRNACSREKRGSCKARAPGIAKILLFISWMSFGIAVILISGAMSMSRRQPYGKGWLDGECYIVKEGTYIGSAILVLVTIGSTLGSAFTANRRCQADKGQKIHAQVVG